In the genome of Zobellia nedashkovskayae, the window TTATACGACTCTGCAATATATAGGTTTGCTGTAGGAAAACCAATTTGTCTGCCCAGGCCTTTTCCTTTTTGAATAGTGCCCGTAAGCATGTAATTGTAACCGAGGTAAGCATTTGCAGTGGCAATATCACCTTCTTGAAGGGCTTTACGGATTTTGGTAGAACTGACTGATACTTCATTTATTTCTTGAGCCGATATTTCTTCGACTTCAAAATTAAAGGTGCTACCAAAGGCTCTTAAATCTGTAATGTTGGCATTTCGGTTTCTGCCAAAACGATGGTCATAACCAATGATTATTTTTTTTGTTTGCAACTGGTTCACTAAGTTGTCTCTAACGAATTCAGTGGCTGAAAGTCGAGAAAATTCTTGCGTAAAAGGATGAATGATTAATTGATCCAATCCTAAACCTTCTAGAATTTTCGTCTTTTCTTCAATGGTACTTAGCAGTTTTATGTCCGCATCTTTTTGTAAAACCATACGCGGATGCGGAAAAAAGGTCAATACAGTAGATTTAAGATTTAGAGAAGTGGCATTATTAATCAAACGCTCCAGTATTTTGCGATGACCTATGTGAACACCATCAAAAGTGCCTATGGTAATGGCAGTCGGATGCCGTTTATCGTATTTGGAAATGCTTTGGACTGTTACCACCTGTTAAAAATAATAAAAAGACTTATATTTGATTTTGTTTCTAAACCCCCTTGATGGTTACAAAATTACGTCTTGTTTTTTCAATTACCATAGCATTTCTTTCCTTTTACGCCTCGGCACAGAGTGAATACTGGGAAAGCTCTTCCATGAATAAATCTTCTTACAAGAGAGT includes:
- a CDS encoding bifunctional riboflavin kinase/FAD synthetase, whose product is MVTVQSISKYDKRHPTAITIGTFDGVHIGHRKILERLINNATSLNLKSTVLTFFPHPRMVLQKDADIKLLSTIEEKTKILEGLGLDQLIIHPFTQEFSRLSATEFVRDNLVNQLQTKKIIIGYDHRFGRNRNANITDLRAFGSTFNFEVEEISAQEINEVSVSSTKIRKALQEGDIATANAYLGYNYMLTGTIQKGKGLGRQIGFPTANLYIAESYKLIPKNGVYVVKSELSGSTIYGMMNIGYNPTVAGKEKTIEINFFDFNQDLYGQKLQIDILHRIRDEHKFESVEALKKQLEKDKQTSLALISE